The Pseudochaenichthys georgianus chromosome 8, fPseGeo1.2, whole genome shotgun sequence genome has a segment encoding these proteins:
- the LOC117451214 gene encoding tripartite motif-containing protein 16, which yields MPAPRKAGRKNNNAPEEKLPPYDPNLAEPTTRADFLQHFLPISLDDKTAQKLLWISEAGSKVARTSEAVCPYPNRPERYEHSPQVLCKEGVMGYRAYWEVDYDGWVVIGAVFESAPRKVQDGRGPCGLGENSVSWGAGWSGSCYQVWHNSDNVDVSLPLTSTMGMYVDQPAGIIKLLTVEGEGENKEVRLIHKFKANITEKIYPAFWVGTNSFCLIRKKDQ from the exons ATGCCTGCCCCCAGGAAAGCAG gaagaaaaaacaacaatgCTCCAGAAG AGAAGCTGCCGCCATATGATCCAAATCTTGCTGAGCCCACAACCAGGGCTGACTTCCTCCAAC ATTTTTTGCCCATCTCTCTCGATGATAAAACGGCACAGAAACTGTTGTGGATCTCAGAGGCAGGGTCCAAGGTGGCCCGTACTTCAGAGGCCGTCTGCCCGTATCCCAACAGGCCTGAGAGATATGAACACTCTCCACAG GTGCTATGTAAGGAGGGTGTGATGGGCTACAGAGCGTACTGGGAGGTGGACTACGATGGCTGGGTGGTCATTGGGGCCGTGTTTGAGAGCGCGCCCCGGAAGGTCCAGGACGGCCGTGGCCCCTGCGGCCTCGGGGAGAACAGTGTCTCCTGGGGGGCCGGCTGGTCTGGATCctgttaccaagtgtggcacaACAGCGATAACGTGGATGTCTCCCTCCCCCTGACCTCCACCATGGGCATGTACGTCGACCAGCCCGCCGGCATTATCAAGTTGCTCACCGTGGAAGGAGAGGGGGAGAACAAGGAGGTGCGGCTGATTCACAAGTTCAAGGCCAACATCACAGAGAAGATTTACCCCGCGTTCTGGGTTGGCacaaattcattctgccttatCCGGAAAAAGGATCAGTGA
- the akt1s1 gene encoding uncharacterized protein akt1s1 yields the protein MASITQSSEPEIPDNHKESWLALLSAAETYCQKSGCDLAILTACKKFRSLGEGEDGMRKRESSSAFPKECDFCYNVWGQGFLAESARRYMDDIGVLHSTTMLTAQKHTRQAGGERGTKLVVDLTSDLGHRGSFQGDGGVGGVSPNNRLYSQSYPSIYNSGAATGQAGVQNDNGEREREKFELEAEQGRQRSVIEDLEEECEDEEDEEEMDERRPYGHESAGVFSMDEDSLSRDCEPFFESDGEEESTDGSLSEDAPPPTRGMAMGQSAYSLRHTHAMAMARSLPVSVPVWGLKGGRAQGENNSGERVGCADLEHIAASMKALLAPGANDGTEMFGALPRPRLNTGDFSLKH from the exons ATGGCCTCCATTACCCAGTCATCTGAGCCTGAGATCCCAGACAACCACAAAGAAAGCTGGCTGGCACTTCTTTCTGCTGCAGAAACATATTGCCAAAAGTCTGGCTGTGACCTGGCCATACTTACAGCGTGTAAGAAGTTCCGGTCATTGGGTGAAGGTGAAGATGGGATGAGGAAACGGGAGAGCAGCAGTGCCTTTCCTAAGGAGTGTGATTTCTGCTACAATGTATGGGGTCAAGGGTTTCTTGCGGAGTCGGCTCGGCGCTACATGGATGACATCGGTGTGCTGCACTCCACCACCATGCTAACAGCCCAAAAGCACACACGCCAAGCGGGGGGAGAGCGAGGAACCAAACTGGTTGTTgacctgacctctgacctcggaCACAGAGGG AGCTTCCAGGGAGACGGAGGGGTGGGCGGAGTCAGTCCAAACAACAGGCTTTATTCGCAGAGCTATCCGTCAATCTACAACTCAGGAGCTGCGACCGGGCAGGCGGGTGTGCAGAACGACAACGGAGAGAGGGAACGGGAGAAGTTTGAGCTGGAGGCCGAGCAGGGGAGACAGAGGTCTGTGATTGAAGATTTGGAAGAAGAGTGTGAGGACGAGGAAGATGAAGAGGAAATGGATGAGAGGAGACCATATGGGCATGAAAGCGCTG GTGTTTTCTCCATGGATGAGGACTCTCTTTCTCGGGATTGCGAACCATTCTTCGAGTCCGACGGGGAAGAGGAGAGCACTGATG GCTCTTTGAGTGAGGATGCCCCTCCACCAACGCGTGGCATGGCCATGGGTCAGTCTGCGTACTCGCTCCGCCACACCCACGCCATGGCTATGGCCCGCTCGCTGCCCGTCTCTGTGCCTGTGTGGGGCCTCAAAGGAGGCAGAGCTCAAGGAGAAAACAACAGTGGAGAACGG GTGGGCTGTGCTGACCTGGAGCACATCGCTGCCAGTATGAAGGCCCTGCTGGCCCCTGGAGCCAATGATGGGACAGAAATGTTTGGAGCCCTGCCTCGGCCCCGTCTCAACACAGGGGACTTCTCCCTCAAGCACTAA